In a genomic window of Bradyrhizobium sp. LLZ17:
- a CDS encoding VOC family protein, which translates to MRYLHTMLRVRNLDVALKFYQDALGLKEVRRIENDKGRFTLAFLCSSDDLEALKKQPQTRGAPLVELTWNWDEEKYGEDRFFGHLAYEVDDIYATCEKLMKAGVTINRPPRDGNMAFVRSPDLHSIELLQKGEPKPPQEPWSSMPNTGHW; encoded by the coding sequence ATGCGATATCTTCACACCATGCTGCGCGTACGCAATCTCGATGTCGCGCTGAAGTTTTATCAGGATGCGCTGGGGCTGAAGGAGGTGCGGCGGATCGAGAACGACAAGGGGCGTTTCACGCTGGCGTTCCTGTGCTCGTCCGACGACCTCGAGGCGCTGAAGAAGCAGCCGCAAACGCGCGGCGCGCCGCTGGTCGAGCTCACCTGGAATTGGGACGAGGAGAAGTATGGCGAGGACCGCTTCTTCGGCCATCTCGCCTATGAGGTCGACGACATCTACGCCACCTGCGAGAAGCTGATGAAGGCGGGCGTCACCATCAACCGGCCGCCGCGCGACGGCAACATGGCCTTCGTCCGCTCGCCCGACCTGCACTCGATCGAGCTGCTGCAGAAGGGCGAGCCGAAGCCGCCGCAGGAGCCGTGGTCGTCGATGCCCAACACCGGCCATTGGTAA
- a CDS encoding glutathione S-transferase family protein → MPETKLTIWGRANSVNVQKVLWCLTELGLAYQRIDAGMAFGKTRDAGYLAMNPNARIPTLVEGDFVLWESNSIMRYLCLAHGRGTPIYPEAPKLRSSVDRWLDWTLSTVQPVDRPVFWGIVRTPPAERNMIQVQRDADAAAEVWAIADRLLATRRFMEGEQFTLADIALGAYARRWLGVEGISRPAQPHLTRWLAELAPRPGSAQHVAPPMS, encoded by the coding sequence ATGCCTGAGACCAAGCTGACGATCTGGGGCCGCGCCAATTCGGTCAATGTGCAGAAGGTGCTGTGGTGCCTGACCGAGCTTGGCCTCGCCTATCAGCGCATCGATGCCGGCATGGCTTTCGGCAAGACCCGCGACGCCGGCTATCTCGCGATGAACCCCAACGCGCGGATCCCGACGCTGGTCGAGGGCGACTTCGTGCTGTGGGAATCCAATTCGATCATGCGCTATCTCTGCCTCGCGCATGGACGCGGCACGCCGATCTATCCGGAGGCGCCGAAGCTGCGCAGCTCGGTCGACCGCTGGCTCGACTGGACGCTCTCGACGGTGCAGCCGGTCGATCGTCCGGTGTTCTGGGGCATCGTGCGCACGCCGCCCGCCGAGCGCAACATGATCCAGGTGCAGCGGGATGCCGACGCGGCCGCCGAGGTCTGGGCGATCGCCGATCGCCTGCTGGCCACGCGCCGCTTCATGGAGGGCGAGCAGTTCACGCTCGCCGATATCGCGCTCGGCGCCTATGCGCGGCGCTGGCTTGGCGTCGAAGGCATCAGCCGACCTGCGCAGCCGCACCTGACGCGCTGGCTCGCCGAGCTCGCACCGCGGCCCGGATCTGCGCAGCACGTGGCCCCGCCGATGTCGTGA
- a CDS encoding PilZ domain-containing protein, with the protein MPQPKKRAARKLLSRHAWITLEGGFAARHCLLQDISSTGAKITTDEDASQLPGVIRMAFSRDARTGRSCQVIWRRGKSAGIRFL; encoded by the coding sequence ATGCCACAGCCCAAGAAGCGCGCGGCCCGCAAACTGCTGTCGCGGCATGCCTGGATCACGCTGGAGGGCGGATTCGCGGCGCGGCATTGCCTGTTGCAGGACATCTCGAGCACGGGCGCGAAGATCACGACGGATGAGGACGCAAGCCAGCTTCCGGGCGTGATCCGGATGGCGTTCTCACGGGACGCGCGGACCGGGCGAAGCTGCCAGGTGATCTGGCGCCGCGGCAAGTCGGCCGGCATCAGGTTCCTCTGA